The Desulfofundulus salinus genome includes the window GCCCTGGCCGGTGATGCGGTGATTCAGAACGCTCTGGGACGGGAGATCACCGCTCGCTTCCTGGAAGCCAAGGAAGACGAATGGGAGCGCTATCAGGCCGAGGTACACCAGTGGGAGCTGGATGAATATTTGACTAACTTCTAGTTCCGGGATTTTGTTACCAGGACACTTTGTGAAAGAAACAATCCGGGGTGTTCCCGGTGGAAAAATAGATGAGAAAGGGGGGATGGTTGGCAAAGAATTGGCTGGATAGAGAGAAACGGCGGATAAAAAAAGTCCGGCTTGATGTTGACCACCAGGCCGGCACTGGAGAAGAAAACATTTTTAGAAAGAACCATTACCTTAATTTTACCGTGTTTTTTAGGAGGATGGAACAATGAGTTTTAGTAAAGGTGTTAACGCTACTGCAGCTACCCTGACCCGGCTGCGCACCGGTGAGAGCTATTGTCCCTTTAGCGGGATGTGTGTGACCTGTCTGGACGGTTGCCCCGGCCTTTGTGAAATAGGTAAATCTTCCGTGCGGGGCAAGGAAGTACTTTATCCCCAGCCCTTCGGCAAAACTACCTCTGCTTCCCAGAAGGATTACCCGGTGGATTATTCCCACTTCAACATCCTCGGTACCGCCGTGGGCGCCCACGGTATTGAAGCCGATCCCGACAGGGCCATTTTCCCGGCGGTCAGCCTGGAAACCGCCGTGGGAGCCAGCGCGGATTTAAGACTCAACCTGCCCATTGTAATCGCCGCCATGGGGTCCACCAATGTGGCTGCCAATAACTGGGATCACCTGGCCGCCGGGGCGGCTATATCCGGGGTGGGCATTGTTATTGGTGAAAACGTATGCGCCATGGACCCCAATGCGGAAATAAAGGATGGGCGCGTTGTCCATTCCCCCAACCTTGCCAGGCGGGTGAAGGACTTCCAGGAATGGTACAACGGCAGGGGATTTATTGCCGTGCAGGCCAATGTGGAAGATACCAAGCTGGGGGTCCAGGAGTACGCCATTGAAAAGCTGGGCGTGGAGGCCGTGGAACTCAAGTGGGGCCAGGGGGCCAAGGACATCGGCGGCGAAGTGAAGCTGGACAGCCTGGAGCGGGCACTGCAGCTAAAGAGCCGCGGGTATATTGTGCTGCCCGATCCCACGGACCCCAGGGTACAGGCGGCCTACCGGGCCGGTGCTTTCAATGAGTTTGAGCGCCATTCGCGCATTGGCATGGTGGAATACGAGTCCTTTATGGCCCGGGTGGAAGAACTGCGCAAGGCCGGGGCAAAGTACGTCTTCTTGAAGACCGGCGCCTACCGTCCGGCCGACCTGGCCCGGGCAGTAAAATATGCCTCTGATGCCAGGCTCGACCTGCTGACCGTTGATGGTGCCGGCGGCGGTACCGGCATGAGCCCCTGGCGGATGATGAATGAGTGGGGCGTGCCCACCGTCTACCTGCAGGCGCTTCTGGTTAAGTACCTGGATAAACTGGCAGCCAGGGGCGCCTATGTCCCGCCGGTGGCCATTGCCGGTGGTTTCACCCTGGAGGATCACATGTTCAAGGGACTGGCTATTGGTGCTCCCTACGTGAAAGCCATCGGCATGGCCCGCTCGCCCCTGACGGCGGCCATGGTAGGTAAGACCGTGGGCGAAGCTGTAAAATCCGGCAAGGTGCCCAATGAGTACAAGAAATACGGTGAGTCCCTTGAGCAGGTCTTCATTGCTGCCAGCGAGCTGAAGGAAAAACTGGGTGCCGAAGCCTTTGAAAAACTGCCCGTGGGAGCCATCGGTGTCTACACTTACTTTGAGCGGCTGGCCCAGGGCCTGCGGCAGTTCATGTGCGGCGCCCGCAAGTTTGCCCTGTCCTACATCACCCGGGACGATGTGACCGCCCTGACCAGGGAAGCAGCTGAAATTACCGGCATCAGGTACGTCATGGATGTGGATGCCGAAGAGGTTGAAGAAATTTTAGGTTAACACTAAAAAACTGTTGCCAAGGGCCGGGGTACGGATTATAATAAAAACATGCCAAAGGTTTATTTGTAGGGTACAATGATGTGCCCGGCTATGAACAGGCAATGACGCCCTCGACAGGCCATACGGCCTTGAAGAGGGCATTTTTCTTCCCGGGAAGGTGGTATTTTTTCCAGTAGTCCGGCAACGCCCGGCGGATTGGTTACCAGGAACAATTTGGGAGGAAAATCTCCATGGCGGAACAGAGAATAGTGCTGGTAGATAGCGATGCCACCTGGAGAAAGTCCATTAAAGCCGTGCTCACCAAGCTGGGATACTGGGTCGTGGGTGAGGCATCGGATGGCCTTTCGGGCCTCAAGCTGGTGCGCAGCCGGCAGCCGGATCTGCTGATCATCGAGGCCGGGGTGCCGGGCATGGACGGGCTGGAAGTGGCACGCATTCTCCATGAGGATAAATTGGCCCCAGTGGTCGTGCTGGTTAACTCCATGAGTCCCGGCCTTTTAGAGAAAGCCAAAGAGGCGCGGGTATCGGCCCTCCTGACCAAGCCGGTGGATGAAAGTACCCTGTTGTCCGCCGTGGAACTGGCCCTGGCCAACTACCAGGAAATCATCAAGCTGGAAAGCCAGGTCCAGGAATTAAAGGAAGCCCTGGAAACCCGTAAATTGGTAGAAAAAGCCAAGGGAATCCTGATGGAGACACTGGGACTCACGGAAGCCGAGGCATTCCGGCGCATGCAAAAAAGCAGCATGGACAAACGCATTTCCATGCGTCAGGTTGCCGAAGCCATCATCCTGGCCCACAACTTAAAAAGTTAAGGTATAATGACGTACCAAAAAATGGGCAAAGGCGCCCTGTGGGGAATTAAGTCAGTATGAACTATTCCCTTGGGGCGCCTTTCCATTTTGAAAAATTTCAAGAAGGTGGTTGTTTTATGGACGAAGCAATTAAAAAAGAAGTACTGGCCAAAGCGAGGGAAATGGGCGTAAAGTTCATCCGCCTGCAGTTCACCGACATTCTCGGTGTGCTCAAGAACATGGCCATCACCGTGGAACAGCTGGAAAAGGCCCTGGACGGGGAGCTGATGTTTGACGGCTCTTCCATTCACGGATTTACCCGTATTGAAGAGTCCGATATGTACCTTCGTCCCGATCCCAAAACCTTTGCCGTATTTCCCTGGCGTCCCCGGGACGGTGCCGTGGCCCGCCTCATGTGCGATGTCTATAATCCCGACGGCACTCCTTATGCCGGCTGCCCCCGCAACACCCTCAAGCGGGTACTGGCCCAGGCGGCGGAAATGGGCTTTACCATGAATGTGGGACCCGAGCTGGAATTCTTCCTTTTCCAGGTGGATTCCGAGGGACGTCCCACCCTGCGCACCCACGATAAGGCCGGTTACTTCGACCTCAGCCCTGTGGATCTGGGGGAGAACGCCCGCCGGGCTATGGTGCTTACCCTGGAAGAAATGGGTTTTGAAATTGAGGCCTCCCACCACGAGGTGGCTCCCGGCCAGCATGAGATTGACTTTAAGTATTCCGATGCCCTGGATTGTGCCGATAAAATTGTGACCTTCAAATTTGTGGTGCGGACCATTGCTCAGCGGCACGGTTTGCATGCCACGTTCATGCCCAAGCCCGTCTATGGCATTAATGGCAGCGGCATGCACACCAACCAGTCCCTCTTCCGGGGGAACGAAAATGCTTTCTATGACCCTTCCGCCCCCGACGGGTTGAGTGATATTGCCCGCTACTACATCGGCGGTCTAATGAAGCATGCCCGGGCCCTGGCCGCGGTAACCAACCCCACGGTAAACTCCTATAAACGTCTGGTGCCCGGTTATGAGGCCCCGGTTTATATTGCCTGGTCGGGGCGCAACCGCAGCCCGCTCATCCGCATCCCGGCCAAGCGGGGCATGTCCACCCGCATTGAGCTGCGCAACCCCGACCCATCCTGCAACCCCTACCTGGCCCTGGCGGTCTGTCTGGCGGCCGGCCTGGATGGGATTAAAAACCGCATTGAGCCGCCGCCTCCCTGTGATCGCAACATTTACGAGATGACCGCTGCCGAGCGGCGGGAACTGGGTATCGAGAGCCTGCCCGCCAGCCTGGAGGAAGCCCTGCAGGAACTGGCCAGGGATGAAGTGATCAGGGGAGCTCTTGGTGAAGACATTTACACCAAGTTTGTCGAGGCCAAACAAAAGGAATGGGAAAATTACCGCGTCCAGGTTCACCCCTGGGAAATTGAAGAGTATCTAACCAGGTTTTAAACAGGTTTTGTTACCATCCTCCTAATAGCCCTGCCGGGGATACACCGGTAGGGTGTTTTTTCCAGGGCAAAAAATTTGTCAAAAAGCCCTTTTCTTTTGAGGTATTTATGGTATATACTATAAACTAGCTTTAAAATAATGGTGCAAGAACATAATTCGGGTACGATGTTGTATCCGGGAGGGGCAATGGGGCCCACATACAGCAGGTGAATCATAATCCTGCAGGTGTGGCCTTTTTTTCGTAAATAGCCCCCGGTGTTTTTTGAAGGGAGAGGTGTAAGGGCCCGTGGCTCAGTTGACTAACGATGATGTAAGGCACCTGGCCAAAGAACTGGGAGTAAAATTTATCCGCCTGCAGTTTACCGATATTTTCGGAGTATTAAAAAACGTATCCATTACCGTGGAACAGCTGGACAAGGCTTTAAACGGAGAGCTTATGTTCGACGGCTCTTCCATTGAAGGTTTTGTCCGTATCGAAGAATCGGACATGTACTTGCGTCCCGACCCGGCCACCTTTGTGGTCTTTCCCTGGCGCCCCCGGGACGGGGCGGTGGCCCGGTTGATATGTGACATTTATAACGCCGATGGGACGCCCTTTATCGGCGACCCCCGTTACGTGCTCAAGCGTGTTATAGCCGAAGCCCGGGAAATGGGTTTTACCATGAACGTGGGGCCCGAGGCGGAGTTTTTCCTCTTCCACGTAGACAGTGACGGCCGTCCCACTACCATCACCCACGACCGGGCGGGCTATTTTGACCTGACGCCCGTGGATTTGGGTGAAGATGCCCGGCGGGACATGGTCCTCACCCTGGAGCAGATGGGTTTTGAAATCGAGGCTTCCCACCATGAGGTGGCTCCCGGGCAGCACGAAATTGATTTTAAATATGCCGATGCCCTGGATACCGCCGACAAGGTGGTCACCTTTAAGTTTGTGGTACGCACCATCGCCCAGAGGCACGGGCTGCATGCCTCCTTCATGCCCAAGCCCATATTCGGCATAGCCGGTTCGGGAATGCACTTAAACCAGTCCCTCATGAAAAACGGGGAGAATGCCTTTTACGATCCCCAGGCACCCCTGCAGTTGAGCGATACGGCCCTGTATTACATCGGCGGCTTG containing:
- a CDS encoding FMN-binding glutamate synthase family protein, yielding MSFSKGVNATAATLTRLRTGESYCPFSGMCVTCLDGCPGLCEIGKSSVRGKEVLYPQPFGKTTSASQKDYPVDYSHFNILGTAVGAHGIEADPDRAIFPAVSLETAVGASADLRLNLPIVIAAMGSTNVAANNWDHLAAGAAISGVGIVIGENVCAMDPNAEIKDGRVVHSPNLARRVKDFQEWYNGRGFIAVQANVEDTKLGVQEYAIEKLGVEAVELKWGQGAKDIGGEVKLDSLERALQLKSRGYIVLPDPTDPRVQAAYRAGAFNEFERHSRIGMVEYESFMARVEELRKAGAKYVFLKTGAYRPADLARAVKYASDARLDLLTVDGAGGGTGMSPWRMMNEWGVPTVYLQALLVKYLDKLAARGAYVPPVAIAGGFTLEDHMFKGLAIGAPYVKAIGMARSPLTAAMVGKTVGEAVKSGKVPNEYKKYGESLEQVFIAASELKEKLGAEAFEKLPVGAIGVYTYFERLAQGLRQFMCGARKFALSYITRDDVTALTREAAEITGIRYVMDVDAEEVEEILG
- a CDS encoding ANTAR domain-containing response regulator; its protein translation is MAEQRIVLVDSDATWRKSIKAVLTKLGYWVVGEASDGLSGLKLVRSRQPDLLIIEAGVPGMDGLEVARILHEDKLAPVVVLVNSMSPGLLEKAKEARVSALLTKPVDESTLLSAVELALANYQEIIKLESQVQELKEALETRKLVEKAKGILMETLGLTEAEAFRRMQKSSMDKRISMRQVAEAIILAHNLKS
- the glnA gene encoding type I glutamate--ammonia ligase, which translates into the protein MDEAIKKEVLAKAREMGVKFIRLQFTDILGVLKNMAITVEQLEKALDGELMFDGSSIHGFTRIEESDMYLRPDPKTFAVFPWRPRDGAVARLMCDVYNPDGTPYAGCPRNTLKRVLAQAAEMGFTMNVGPELEFFLFQVDSEGRPTLRTHDKAGYFDLSPVDLGENARRAMVLTLEEMGFEIEASHHEVAPGQHEIDFKYSDALDCADKIVTFKFVVRTIAQRHGLHATFMPKPVYGINGSGMHTNQSLFRGNENAFYDPSAPDGLSDIARYYIGGLMKHARALAAVTNPTVNSYKRLVPGYEAPVYIAWSGRNRSPLIRIPAKRGMSTRIELRNPDPSCNPYLALAVCLAAGLDGIKNRIEPPPPCDRNIYEMTAAERRELGIESLPASLEEALQELARDEVIRGALGEDIYTKFVEAKQKEWENYRVQVHPWEIEEYLTRF
- the glnA gene encoding type I glutamate--ammonia ligase, producing the protein MAQLTNDDVRHLAKELGVKFIRLQFTDIFGVLKNVSITVEQLDKALNGELMFDGSSIEGFVRIEESDMYLRPDPATFVVFPWRPRDGAVARLICDIYNADGTPFIGDPRYVLKRVIAEAREMGFTMNVGPEAEFFLFHVDSDGRPTTITHDRAGYFDLTPVDLGEDARRDMVLTLEQMGFEIEASHHEVAPGQHEIDFKYADALDTADKVVTFKFVVRTIAQRHGLHASFMPKPIFGIAGSGMHLNQSLMKNGENAFYDPQAPLQLSDTALYYIGGLMKHARAIAAITNPTVNSYKRLVSGYEAPVYIAWSSRNRSPLIRIPAKRGQSTRIELRSPDPSCNPYLALAVCLAAGLDGIKNRILPPPPCDCNIYEMSAREREERGIGCLPESLKEALDELERDEVIKEALGPHVFSRFMEAKRIEWDRYRVQVHPWEIEEYLTKY